The following proteins are encoded in a genomic region of Bradyrhizobium sp. SK17:
- a CDS encoding FecR domain-containing protein, with protein sequence MTGKGGKSTMALGALEQEAHAWVRRLTSGDATVEDADAFQLWRRQSAAHAIAFAKASKLWETVGNASDNLRYDPASVDALLDGEARRVMTRRLVLRGGLATAAVAAGAVALHPPLELWPSWSELAADYRTGTGEQRKLALNDSVSINLDTRTSIALRPDHGDSSRIELITGQASIATSPRLAKPVTVIASSGQTVATQASFDVRYLGAEVRVTCLGGEVRVEHQGNARVVREKQQVAYDERRLGDIVAIDPAVEAAWQEGLLIFRYTPLPKVVEEVNRYRSGRIFIVNAELNARLVNGRFHIDRTDEVLLQLEQAFGVKAKALPGGIVLLS encoded by the coding sequence ATGACGGGCAAAGGCGGCAAATCGACGATGGCGCTTGGCGCATTGGAGCAGGAAGCACATGCCTGGGTAAGGCGCTTGACGTCCGGCGACGCGACGGTCGAGGACGCCGACGCATTCCAGCTGTGGCGCCGGCAGAGCGCGGCCCATGCGATCGCCTTCGCCAAGGCCAGCAAGCTTTGGGAAACGGTCGGCAACGCCAGTGATAACCTCCGCTATGATCCTGCATCGGTCGACGCATTGCTCGATGGCGAGGCCCGGCGCGTGATGACCCGCAGGCTGGTGCTTCGCGGCGGACTTGCAACCGCAGCGGTGGCCGCAGGAGCGGTGGCGCTGCATCCGCCGCTCGAACTCTGGCCGTCATGGTCCGAGCTTGCGGCGGACTATCGGACAGGGACGGGAGAGCAGCGCAAGCTTGCGCTGAACGACAGCGTGTCGATCAACCTGGATACGCGAACCAGCATCGCGTTGCGGCCGGACCATGGCGACAGCAGCCGGATCGAGTTGATCACCGGACAGGCATCGATCGCGACCAGTCCGCGACTGGCCAAACCTGTGACCGTGATTGCGTCCAGCGGTCAGACGGTGGCAACGCAAGCCTCGTTCGACGTGCGCTACCTCGGCGCCGAGGTGCGCGTCACCTGCCTGGGAGGCGAGGTTCGCGTCGAGCATCAGGGAAATGCCCGCGTCGTTCGTGAGAAGCAGCAGGTCGCCTATGACGAGCGGCGCCTCGGCGATATCGTCGCGATCGATCCGGCGGTCGAGGCAGCCTGGCAAGAGGGCTTGCTGATCTTCCGTTACACGCCGCTGCCCAAGGTGGTGGAGGAGGTGAACCGGTACCGATCGGGCCGGATCTTCATCGTCAATGCCGAGCTGAATGCCCGTCTGGTCAACGGCCGCTTCCATATCGACCGCACCGACGAGGTTCTCCTGCAGCTCGAGCAAGCCTTTGGCGTGAAGGCCAAAGCACTTCCCGGCGGCATCGTGTTGCTGAGCTGA
- a CDS encoding RNA polymerase sigma factor, translated as MSDATRIMLRNFLAARYDDLKLRLSRRLGSAELAGDALQDTYLRLGQAEVTGSVQSPAAYLFRMAFNVAIDRQRAEKRRLARNEVQDLLHIVDDAPGPGQIAEARFEIEALQKAIAELTPRRRVILLAARLQGMPQREIASRLGVSLRLVEKELRIAQEQCALKLGK; from the coding sequence ATGAGCGACGCAACCCGCATCATGCTGCGCAACTTTCTGGCCGCCCGTTACGATGATCTCAAGCTGCGGCTGAGCCGCCGCCTGGGATCGGCGGAGCTCGCCGGCGATGCGTTGCAGGACACTTATCTCCGTCTCGGGCAGGCCGAAGTGACCGGGTCGGTGCAAAGCCCGGCCGCGTATCTGTTCCGCATGGCGTTCAATGTCGCGATCGACCGGCAGCGCGCCGAGAAACGCCGCCTGGCGCGCAACGAGGTCCAGGATCTGCTTCATATTGTGGACGATGCGCCGGGGCCGGGCCAGATTGCGGAAGCCCGCTTCGAGATCGAGGCGCTGCAGAAGGCGATCGCGGAACTGACGCCGCGCCGCCGGGTCATCCTGCTGGCGGCGCGCCTTCAAGGCATGCCGCAGCGGGAAATTGCCAGCCGGCTTGGGGTCTCGTTGCGCCTGGTTGAGAAGGAGCTTCGCATCGCCCAGGAACAATGCGCGCTGAAGCTCGGAAAATAA
- a CDS encoding secretin and TonB N-terminal domain-containing protein, translating into MLGAGADVAAGQQGAAAAAPPMTFDIPSQPLTSALESYGATSKREVLYDARLATGRRSGEVRGVFAPSEALQILLDGTGLVGRLTSENAVVIVPSSPAAGQRATPEIDARKADPAVRDRYYAVVQERVRDAFCKDTLLRPGRYRIAVQFWIAPTGTVEQARLLGKTGDARVDGTIETTLRGLNMKAAPPPGIAQPLTMVVAPRPSDQTQDCAGIDAIRTSGAAN; encoded by the coding sequence ATGCTGGGCGCCGGCGCCGATGTCGCGGCGGGACAACAGGGCGCGGCCGCTGCCGCGCCGCCGATGACGTTCGATATTCCGTCGCAACCCCTGACCTCCGCGTTGGAGAGCTACGGCGCCACCTCGAAGCGCGAGGTGCTCTATGACGCACGGCTCGCGACCGGCCGGCGCTCGGGCGAGGTGCGGGGCGTCTTCGCGCCGTCCGAAGCCTTGCAGATCCTGCTCGATGGCACCGGGCTTGTCGGCCGTCTGACGTCGGAGAATGCGGTGGTGATCGTGCCCTCGTCGCCGGCGGCCGGGCAGCGCGCGACGCCAGAGATCGACGCGCGAAAAGCCGATCCTGCGGTTCGTGACCGCTACTATGCCGTGGTGCAGGAACGCGTCCGCGACGCGTTCTGCAAGGACACGCTGCTGCGACCGGGCCGCTATCGGATCGCCGTCCAGTTCTGGATCGCGCCAACGGGAACCGTTGAGCAGGCCAGGTTGCTGGGCAAGACCGGCGATGCGCGCGTTGATGGCACGATCGAGACGACGCTGCGCGGATTGAACATGAAGGCGGCGCCGCCGCCGGGCATCGCGCAACCCCTGACGATGGTTGTCGCGCCGCGCCCGTCGGACCAGACGCAGGATTGCGCCGGGATCGACGCGATTCGTACCAGCGGCGCGGCGAATTGA